The Rhodobacter sp. genome segment GGGCGGCCAGCGCTACATGCTGGAGCCCAATGTAAAAGAGGGCAAGGGCGGGCTCAGGGACCTGCAAACCCTCTACTGGATCGCCAAATACATCTACCGCGTGAACAAGGCTGCCGAACTGGTCGGGCATCAATTCTTCACCGAGGACGAATACCAGAGCTTCCGCGCCGCCGAGACGTTCCTGTGGGCGGTGCGCTGCCACCTGCACCACATCACCGGCCGCCCGGTCGATACGCTGACCTTCGACCTGCAACCCGAGGTCGCCGAGCGGATGCGCTATGTGGACCACGGCGGGCGCCGCGCGGTCGAGCATTTCATGCAGGATTATTTCCGCCACGCCACCCAGGTGGGCGAGTTGACGCGCATCTTCCTGACCGGGCTCGAGGCGCGGCATGTGAAACGGGCGCCCGGTCTGCTGCGGCTGCTCAGGCGGCGCAAGACGGTAAAATCCGGCTACCGCGTGGATCTGAACCGGCTGAACCTGACCGACCCCCAGGATTTCCTGAAAAACCCGTTGAACCTGCTCAGGATTTTCGAGGAAGCCCTGCGCACCGGCCTGCTGATCCACCCCGACGCGATGCGCCTGATCGCCGCGAACCTGAACCTGATCGACAGCGACGTGCGCGAGAACCCCGAAGCGGTGCGCATCTTCGTGGACTTGCTGCTGAAGCACGGAAACCCCGAACGCGCGCTCAGGCGGATGAACGAACTGGGGGTCCTGTCGGCCTTTCTGCCCGAATTCGAACCCATCGTCGCGATGATGCAGTTCAACGTCTACCACCACTATACGGTGGACGAACACATCATCCAGTGCATCAGCACCCTGGCCCAGATCGAGCGCAAGGAACTGGTCGAGGAACTGCCGATCTCGTCCAAGATCCTGGACGCCGGCGTCAATCGCAAGGTGCTCTATATCGCGCTGTTGCTGCACGACATCGGCAAGGGCCGGCCTGAGGACCACTCGATCCTGGGCGCGCAGATCGCCCGGCGGGTGACCCCCCGGCTGGGGCTGAACGCCGAAGACTGCGAAACCGTGGAATGGCTGGTGCGCCACCACCTGCTGATGTCCGACGTGGCGCAGAAACGCGACCTGGGCGACCCGCGCACGGTGCGCGACTTTGCCAAGGCGGTGAAAACCAAGAAGCGGCTGGATCTGCTGACGGTGCTGACCGTCTGCGACATTCGCGGCGTCGGCCCCGGGACATGGAACAACTGGAAGGCCATGCTGCTGCGGCAGCTTCACGCGCTGACCACCGACGCGCTCGAGGGCGGCGCCGAGGCCCTGAACCGCTCCAACCGCGAGGACGAGGCCAAGCGCGCCCTGCGCGAGGCGCTGGCCGACTGGCCGCGCGCGGACCTGCGCACCGAGACCGCGCGCCACTACGGCCCCTATTGGCAGGGTCTGGCGACCGAGGCGCATATCGTCTTTGCCAATCTTCTGCGCGGGCTGGGCGACAACGAGATCCGCATCGACCTGCACCCTGACGAGGGGCGCGACGCCACCCGGGCCTGTTTCGCGCTGGCCGATCACCCGGGGATCTTTTCGCGGTTGGCGGGGGCGCTGGCGCTGGTCGGGGCGAACATCGTCGATGCGCGCACCTATACGTCGAAAGACGGCTATGCGACGGCGATCTTCTGGGTGCAGGACGCCGAGGGGCACCCCTATGAACAGGACCGCCTGCCGCGCCTGCGCAAGATGATCGAACGCACCTTTGCCGGCGAGGTGGTGGCGGCGCAGGCGCTGAAGGACAAGGACAAGGTCAAGAAACGCGAACGCCAGTTCCGCGTGCCGACCAACATCGCCTTCGATAACGACGGGTCGGACATCTACACCATCATCGAGGTGGACAGCCGCGACCGGCCCGGTCTGCTTTATGACCTCACCCGCACGCTGGCGGCGAACAACATCTACATCGCCTCGGCCGTGATCGCGACCTATGGGGTGCAGGTCGTGGACAGCTTTTACGTCAAGGACATGTTCGGGCTGAAGCTGCACGCGAAGTCCCGGCAAGAGGCCCTGGAGAAAAAGCTGCGCGCGGCGATCGAGGCCGGCGCGCAGCGGGCGGCGCAAGGATGAGGCGCGAACGGGGCGGGGCGCGACGATGACGCCGATCCGCCTGATCCGGTCCGTCATGGTCGTCGGCGGCTGGACCCTGCTGTCGCGCGGCGCGGGCTTTGCGCGTGACGTGATGATGGCCGCCTATCTCGGCTCGGGCCCGGTGGCCGAGGCGTTCTTCGTCGCCTTTTCGCTGCCCAACATGTTCCGCCGCTTCTTTGCCGAAGGCGCGTTCAACATGGCCTTTGTGCCGATGTTCGCCAAAAAGCTGGAGGGCGGCGAGGACGCGAAGCGGTTCGCGCGCGACGCCTTTTCGGGCCTCGCAGGGGTGCTGGTGCTGTTCTCGATCCTGGGCACGCTGGCGATGCCCTGGCTTGTCTGGGCGATGGCCTCGGGCTTTGCCGGCGACGAGCGATTCACGCTGGCGGTGCTGTTCGGGCGGATCTCGTTCAGCTACATCCTGTTCATCTCGCTGGTGGCGCTGCTGTCGGGGGTGCTGAACACCTTTGGCCGCTTCACCGAGGCCTCTTTCGTGCCGGTTCTGATGAACCTCATGTTCATCGGGGCGATGCTGATCGCCGGCCGGCAGGGCTGGGACATGGGCCTGACCCTGGCCTGGACGGTGCCTGTCACCGGCATCGCGCAACTGGCCTTTACATGGGTTTCGGCGCGCCGGCTGGGGTTCACCCTGTGGCCCGGCCTGCCCCGCTGGACACCCGACCTGAAGCGCCTGCTCATGATCGCAGGGCCCGCCGTCCTGGCGGGCGGGGTGGTGCAGATCAACCTGCTGGTCGGCCGTCAGGTCGCCTCGTATACCGAGGGGGCGGTGGCCTGGCTGACCTATGCCGATCGGCTCTATCAACTGCCGCTGGGGGTCGTCGGGATCGCCATCGGCACGGTGCTGCTGCCCGATCTCAGCCGCCGGCTGCGCGCCGGCGACGCCGAGGGTGGGCGCGCCAGCTTCAACCGCGGGACCGAATTCGCCCTGGCCCTGACCCTGCCCGCCGCCGTGGCGCTGGTGGTGATCGCCGTGCCGTTGGTCGCGGTGCTCTATGGACGCGGCAGTTGGCAACCCGAGGACACCGCAGCGACCGCGCTGGCGCTGGCCGTCTATGGCGCCGGGCTGCCCGCCTTTGTCATGCACAAGGTCCTGCAACCGCTGTTCTACGCGCGCGAGGACACGCGCAGCCCGTTCCATTACGCGGTGGTGTCGATGGTGGTGAACGCGGGCCTGGCCGTCGGGCTGGCGCCGGTCATCGGCTATATCGCCGCCGCGCTGGCCACCACGCTGTCGGCCTGGGCGATGGTCTGGCAGCTTTGGCGCGGCAGCCGCAAGATGGGCGATGCCGCCCGGTTCGACAGCCGGACGCGCCGCCGCCTGCCCCGCATCGTCGCGGCCTCGGCGGTGATGGGGGGCGCGCTTTGGGGCGCGACGCAGGTCCTGCAGACCATGTTGGACACCCCCGGCCTGCGCTATGGCGCGCTGGCGTTGCTGGTGTTCGCCGGCATGGCCAGCTACGGGCTGTCGGGCGCGCTGCTGGGGGCCTTTCGGCCCAGCGACTTCCGGGCCGCGCTACGCCGGGGCTGAGAGAGGGGGGGGGCGCCGGGTCAGAAGACCTTGCGCCCGATCCATATCAGGATCGAACCGCCCAGAAAGCCGGCGATCAGATAACCCAGAATGCCCGAGAACGCGACGCCGAGAAAGCCGAACAGCCAGCTTGCGACCGCCGCGCCGACGATCCCCAGCACGATGTTGACCAAGATCCCGGTGTTGGACTTCATGACTTGCGAGGCGATCCAGCCGGCCAGGCCGCCGACCACGATCGCGCCGATCCATCCCATACCCATTTGACCCTCCTGCGATTGACGCCCCCTTTATGTAGGTGGGACCGACCGCCACGCAAGGTTTCCGGTCATCCCCGCAGTCGCGCCCGGGTGCGTTGCCAGCTTCCCGGGCCCAGCACCAGCGCCGAGGCGCCATAGGCCAACGCAAAGGCCGCGAACTCGGCCAACCAGGCGGGGCCGCCCTCGGCCAGCAGGCCAAAGGCCAGACGCGCCAGCAGCAGCATGGCGATCAGGCCAAAGGCGCGCAACCGCCTGGCCCTGTCCGCGCCGGCCTCGTGCACCTTCAGCCAGGTGAAGCCGCCGACCAGCGCAAAGGCCATGGGCATCGCGCCGAACAGCCAGCCCAGTTGATCCTGCGCCGTGACCAGACCGAACACAAAGGCCGCAACGACCGGCACCGCCAGCGCCAGGACAAGGAACCGCAGGTTGCCGAACGCCTCGGCCACGGCCTTGCCCAGGGCGGCGATCAGCACCGCCCCGAACAGCGCGTGCATCAGGTTGCCGGCGACGAAGCTGAACGTGACGTAGCGCATCAGAAAGCGGGGCAGGTAATGGTGGCCGTCGATCATCGACTGCTGGATGGCGCTGGAAAACGCATGATCCTGGATCGCCGCGATGCGCCAGCCGATGCCCTGCGCGCCGCCGACCAACCCCAGATCCGCCAGCGAGAGCACCGCCTCGACCCCCAGGACCGCCAGGATCAGCAGCCAGACCGCCCAGGGCAGCCGGTTGAAGGGGGCGGCGTTGAGATCGGTGTCGGTCATCGGGTCCTCCGCTGGGGTTCGGTTGACGCCCCGGCCCGCCAGCGATAAGCGAACGGAACCGGATTTTCCACCATGGAGTGAGGCAGATGGCCGACACCGTAGCCACCCCGCCGAATGCCAAGTTCAAACCGCGCATCTTTTCGGGCATTCAGCCGTCGGGCGGCTTGACGCTGGGCAATTACCTGGGCGCCCTGAAACGGTTCGTCGAAAAGCAGGACGAGGGGATCGAGACGGTCTATTGCCTGGTCGATCTGCACGCCATCACCGTCTGGCAGGACCCCGACGCGCTGCGCCGCCAGACGCGCGAGGCCGCGGCCGGCTTCATCGCCGCCGGGATCGACCCCAAACGGTCGATCCTGTTCAACCAGAGCCAGGTCTCGGCCCATGCCGAACTGGCCTGGGTGTTCAACTGCGTGGCCCGCATGGGCTGGATGAACCGCATGACGCAATGGAAGGACAAGACCGCCGGCAAGGACGCGGAAAAGGCCTCGTTGGGGCTGTTTGCCTATCCGTCGCTGATGGCGGCGGACATCCTGCTCTATCACGCGACGCATGTGCCGGTGGGCGAGGACCAGCGCCAGCATCTGGAACTGACGCGCGACATCGCGACCAAGTTCAACCACGACTACAAGGTCGATTTCTTCCCGATCACCGAACCCGTGATCGAAGGCGCCGCGACCCGGGTGATGAGCCTGCGCGACGGCACCAGGAAGATGTCGAAATCCGACCCGTCGGATGCCTCGCGGATCAACCTGACCGACGACGCCGACACCATCGCCCGCAAGATCCGCAAGGCCAAGACCGACGCGGAACCCCTGCCCGAAACCATGGACGGGCTGGCCGAACGCCCCGAGGCGAAGAACCTGGTGAACATCTATGCCGCGCTGGCGGGCCAGTCGCAGGCCCAGGTGCTGGCCGATTATGCCGGCCAGGGGTTCGGGGTGTTCAAGCCGCGGCTTGCGGATCTGGCGGTCGAGAAGCTGTCGCCGATCACCGGCCGGATGCAAAACCTGATGCAGGACCCGGCCGAGATCGACCGCATCCTGGGCGACGGCGCCGACCGCGCCGATGCGATCGCCCAGCCGATCCTGAAGCGGACGCTGGACATCACCGGGATGATCCGCTCGCGGTGAGCGGGCAGCGGGGGGCTTCTCGCCCCCCGCACCCCCTCGCCAAAGGGGGCCGGCGGCCCCCCTTGGAACCCCGCCGGCGCGGTGCCGTCACGCGGCGAAATAGCGATCCGCGGGCAGATACCACGCCAGCCGCGCCGCCTGCGCCCAATCCCGTTCCTCGGCCGTGTCGCCGACCATCACCACCCGGTCCGCCGCGCAGGGCAGCGCCGCCAGGATCTGGCGACGCGCCTCGCCCCAGCCGGCGAAGGGGCGCGGCGCCTCATGCGCGCGCTCGATCAGCCCGTCGGTCAGGTCCGGAATTTGCGCCGGATTCAGGGGTTTTCTGGCCAGCGCCTCGCGCGCGACGCCCGACAGCGCGGAAAGCCTCGCATCGCGATCCAGGGGCAGCACCGGATGCGGGGGCAGCAGGCGCAGCGCGTTGGTCGAGAACAGGAACGCGATCACGTCATGCCCCGAGGCCGCCCGGATCGACGCATAGGTCCGGTAATCGAGCCCCAGTTCCGCCGCGCGTTTCACCCTGAGGCGCACGACCTCGATCGGCAGCACCGGCAGCAGCCGCGCGCGCGCCTTGCCCCAGGCATGCCGGCGCCAGCTTTCGCCGGCTTCCATCGTCGGGCCGTTGTTGTGTCCGATCCCCGCCATCCGCGACTCCACCAAGCGTTTCCCGCCAACTTAGCCGTTTCGCCAGCAAAGAAAAGCCCGCGAGCCTGGCCAAGCCTAGCCCAGCGGTGGCCAGGGGCGTTGCGCATCCGCCGCGACCCAGGCCTGAACCCAGCCGGGCAAGGCGGGGCTTTCCAGACCGGAACAGCCCATCGCCGCGATCATCCTGTGGGGCGCGACGATCCCCTGCGCGTCGGTGACGGCGCTGCGGATCAGGACGTTGTTCAGCGCCTCGCCCTCGCGCCAGATCGACTGTTCGATATAGAAGAACCGCGCGTCCCAACCGATCAGCCGCGTGCGCATCTCGAAGGTCTGCAACATGCGGATGCGGCGGCGGTAGCGCACGCTGGACCCGGCCACGGTCATCCCCCAGCCCTGACGCCGCAAGGCCGCCGTCATGCCGATCCGCACGGAAAACGGCACCCGCCCCAGATCATAGAGGGTCAGCGTGCGCCCGTTGTTCAGTTCCATCCAGGGGTCCAGATCCCAGGGCCAGCACATGTGCCGCGACACATGCGTGTCCAGAGGCGCCAGCGGGCGGCCGCGAAACTTGAGCGATTCCTTGACCAGTCGAACCAGAGGATACATGCGCGCCCTTTCCTTGCGCGGGCGTCCTGACCCGCCCCGCGTCCGAGGTCAAGCCGTGCGTCACGTCACGCGGTGACGAAATGGTGACGAATCCGCGCCAAGCTTGCCCTTGGGTCGTCATTGCCCGAAACGGGGCAGCGGCGTATCCTGATCGCAACCAAAGGAGAGATCATGACCGGCGCGATGCGCACAGCCTATTCCCGGGCCGAGCAGATCTCGGATGCAGTGGTCCATGTGACCGGCCTGTCGCTGGTGCTGATGGCGGTGCCTGTGCTGATCGTCCTGACCGCGCTTTTCCGCGGCGATGCGGCCTCGGTCACCGGCGTGTCGATCTATGGCGGCGCGCTGGTGGCGATGATCCTGTGCTCGGCGCTTTACAACATCGGTGAGACCTCGGGCTGGGGCGCGGCCCGCGAATGGCTGCTCAGGCGGCTCGATCATGGGGCGATCTACCTGAAGATCGCGGGAACCTACACGCCGTTCACGCTGCTGTCGGGCCAGGGTGCCGCGCTGACAGCAGGCATCTGGGGCGCGGCGGCGGCTGGCATCGCGCTGAAGGTCATCTCGCCCGAACGCTTCAAATGGGCGGCGCTGGCGCTGTATCTGGGCATGGGCTGGGCCGGTCTGGTCGCGGGCGGCCCGATGTTCGCCAGCCTGCCGACGGCGGTTCTGGTGCTGATGATCACGGGCGGCGTGCTGTATTCGCTGGGCGTCGTGTTCTACCTGTGGCGGCGACTGCCCTTCCACTACACCATCTGGCACGTCTTTGTGCTGACGGCGAGCTTCGTGTTCTACGCCGCCGTTCTGGTGTTCGTGCTGCTGGGCCCCGAAACCGCGCTGGTCTGACCGCCGCCAGCCTATTCGCCGGCCTCGTCGTCCGCCTCGCAATCGGTCAGAATGGCCAGAAATGCCGATCCGAATCGCTCGGTCTTGGCCGGTCCCATGCCCGCGATGCGCGCAAGGTCCGCATGGGTCGCGGGCCGGCGCTCGGCGATCGTGCGCAATGTCGTATGGGTGCAGGACATCGGTTTTTGCGTGCCGTCCTCGCCACGGGCCAGATCGCGCTGCGCGGCTTCGAGCCGATCGTAGAGCGTGCCGGCCTCGGTCCCGGCCAACTTGCGGCGCGCCGGATGGGGCGCGGGCGACGGGGCCCCGGTGATGACCTCAAGAAAGCGGGTGCCGTAACGCTCGAGCTTGGTCGCGCCGACGCCCGAGATCCGCGCAAAGGCATCCAGCGTCTGCGGCCGGCTCTCGGCCATTTCGATCAGTGAGCGGTCGTTGAAGATGACATAGGGCGGCACGTTCGCCGCATCCGCCAACGCCCGGCGCAAGGCCTTCAACGCGCTGAGCAGGGGCGCGTCCTCGTCCGAGACCAGCGCGCGCGGCTCGGCTCGGGTCGCGGTGCGCTGCACGGTATCGGCACGAAAGGTCAGGCTGCTTTCGCCGCGCAGCACCGGGCGCGCGGCCTCGGTCATCCTGAGGGCGCCGTGGCGTTCGGAATCGGGCCGCACCAGATCGCGCCCCATCATCTGACGGAACACCCCCTGCCAGGCGGCTCGCGCCATGTCGCCCCCCACCCCGAAAGTCGGCAGGTGATCGTGCCCGCGAGCCGCGATCTTGTCGGTGCGGTTGCCCATCAGGACGTCGATCAGGTGCTGCGTGCCAAAGCTTTCGCCCGTGCGCAGCATCGCCGACAGCGCCTTGCGCACGGCTTCGGTCGCGTCGAAGGTCTGAACCGGACTTTCGCACAGGTCGCAGTTGCCGCAGGGCACGCTGACCTCGCCGAAATAGGCCAGCAACATCCGCCGGCGGCACCCCGTGGCCTCGGCCAGGCCCAGCAAGGCGTTGAGGCGCGCGTGATCGGCCTCGCGGCGGTCCGCTGGCGCGTTTGATTCGTCGATCTGGGCGCGGCGCAGGCGGATGTCGTCGGCCCCGAACAGCGTCATCGTGTCGGCGGGCAGCCCGTCGCGGCCTGCGCGGCCGATCTCCTGGTAATAGGCCTCGATCGATTTGGGCAGATCGGCATGCGCGACCCAACGGACATCGGGCTTGTCCACCCCCATGCCAAAGGCGACGGTCGCGCAGACGATCAGCCCATCCTCGGTCTTGAAGGCGTCCTCGACCGCGCGCCGGTCCCAATCTTCCAGCCCGCCGTGATAGGCGCGCGCGCTGTGCCCGGCCTCTTCCAGCGCGCGGGCCAGTGTTTCGGTGCGCGCGCGCGTCGCGCAATAGACGATCCCGGCCTGCCCCTTGCGCACCGCCGCATAGGACAGGATCTGCTTGCGCGGGTTGTCCTTGGCGGCAAAGGCCAGGCGGATATTCGGCCGATCAAAGCCGCGCAGGAACACCTCGGGCGTGGCGTCGTCAAACAGCCGGTGGGTGATTTCGACCCGGGTGGCGGCGTCGGCGGTGGCGGTAAAGGCCGCCAGCGGCACCCCCAGACTGCGCCTGAGATCGCCGATGCGCAGGTAATCGGGCCGGAAATCGTGCCCCCACTGGCTGACGCAATGCGCCTCGTCCACGGCGATCAGCGTGCAGTCTGCCCGTCTCAGCAGCGCCGTCGTGCCCGAGGACGCAAGCCGCTCGGGCGCGATGTAGAGCAGCTTCAACCGGTGGTCATCGAGCGCGGCGAAGATTTCCTCGTTTTCGTCGGCCGTGTTGCCCGAGGTCAGAGCCCCGGCCGCGACCCCGGCCTCTTGCAAGGCGCGGACCTGGTCCCGCATCAGCGCGATCAGCGGCGAAATCACCACCGTCAACCCGTCCCGCGCCAGGGCAGGCAATTGATAACACAGGGATTTGCCCCCGCCGGTCGGCATGATCGCCAGCACGTCACGGCCCTGGGTGACCGCTTCGACGATCTCGGCCTGACCGGGGCGAAAGGCCGAAAAGCCAAAGACCCGCGCCAGCAGGTCCAGCGTTCGTTCTGGCGCGCGGGC includes the following:
- a CDS encoding [protein-PII] uridylyltransferase, with the protein product MPPAPTEDEPLICEPDAICDLAALDRTLAEGLSGQSDPREIRAFAVRTLVEVLRHGNEVLKAALVAAPRDARAFVRSQTWLTDTVVTCALQVAQRHLHPNGAPTLGERMAVMAVGGYGRAEMAPHSDVDLLFLTPHKITGWAESVIESTLYILWDLKLKIGHSSRSIDDCIRLGQEDYTIRTALLEMRLLTGNAPLAHELRDRLWKELFKGTQAEFVEAKLAERADRHQKQGGQRYMLEPNVKEGKGGLRDLQTLYWIAKYIYRVNKAAELVGHQFFTEDEYQSFRAAETFLWAVRCHLHHITGRPVDTLTFDLQPEVAERMRYVDHGGRRAVEHFMQDYFRHATQVGELTRIFLTGLEARHVKRAPGLLRLLRRRKTVKSGYRVDLNRLNLTDPQDFLKNPLNLLRIFEEALRTGLLIHPDAMRLIAANLNLIDSDVRENPEAVRIFVDLLLKHGNPERALRRMNELGVLSAFLPEFEPIVAMMQFNVYHHYTVDEHIIQCISTLAQIERKELVEELPISSKILDAGVNRKVLYIALLLHDIGKGRPEDHSILGAQIARRVTPRLGLNAEDCETVEWLVRHHLLMSDVAQKRDLGDPRTVRDFAKAVKTKKRLDLLTVLTVCDIRGVGPGTWNNWKAMLLRQLHALTTDALEGGAEALNRSNREDEAKRALREALADWPRADLRTETARHYGPYWQGLATEAHIVFANLLRGLGDNEIRIDLHPDEGRDATRACFALADHPGIFSRLAGALALVGANIVDARTYTSKDGYATAIFWVQDAEGHPYEQDRLPRLRKMIERTFAGEVVAAQALKDKDKVKKRERQFRVPTNIAFDNDGSDIYTIIEVDSRDRPGLLYDLTRTLAANNIYIASAVIATYGVQVVDSFYVKDMFGLKLHAKSRQEALEKKLRAAIEAGAQRAAQG
- the murJ gene encoding murein biosynthesis integral membrane protein MurJ, yielding MTPIRLIRSVMVVGGWTLLSRGAGFARDVMMAAYLGSGPVAEAFFVAFSLPNMFRRFFAEGAFNMAFVPMFAKKLEGGEDAKRFARDAFSGLAGVLVLFSILGTLAMPWLVWAMASGFAGDERFTLAVLFGRISFSYILFISLVALLSGVLNTFGRFTEASFVPVLMNLMFIGAMLIAGRQGWDMGLTLAWTVPVTGIAQLAFTWVSARRLGFTLWPGLPRWTPDLKRLLMIAGPAVLAGGVVQINLLVGRQVASYTEGAVAWLTYADRLYQLPLGVVGIAIGTVLLPDLSRRLRAGDAEGGRASFNRGTEFALALTLPAAVALVVIAVPLVAVLYGRGSWQPEDTAATALALAVYGAGLPAFVMHKVLQPLFYAREDTRSPFHYAVVSMVVNAGLAVGLAPVIGYIAAALATTLSAWAMVWQLWRGSRKMGDAARFDSRTRRRLPRIVAASAVMGGALWGATQVLQTMLDTPGLRYGALALLVFAGMASYGLSGALLGAFRPSDFRAALRRG
- a CDS encoding GlsB/YeaQ/YmgE family stress response membrane protein, producing MGMGWIGAIVVGGLAGWIASQVMKSNTGILVNIVLGIVGAAVASWLFGFLGVAFSGILGYLIAGFLGGSILIWIGRKVF
- a CDS encoding rhomboid family intramembrane serine protease, whose protein sequence is MTDTDLNAAPFNRLPWAVWLLILAVLGVEAVLSLADLGLVGGAQGIGWRIAAIQDHAFSSAIQQSMIDGHHYLPRFLMRYVTFSFVAGNLMHALFGAVLIAALGKAVAEAFGNLRFLVLALAVPVVAAFVFGLVTAQDQLGWLFGAMPMAFALVGGFTWLKVHEAGADRARRLRAFGLIAMLLLARLAFGLLAEGGPAWLAEFAAFALAYGASALVLGPGSWQRTRARLRG
- the trpS gene encoding tryptophan--tRNA ligase, coding for MADTVATPPNAKFKPRIFSGIQPSGGLTLGNYLGALKRFVEKQDEGIETVYCLVDLHAITVWQDPDALRRQTREAAAGFIAAGIDPKRSILFNQSQVSAHAELAWVFNCVARMGWMNRMTQWKDKTAGKDAEKASLGLFAYPSLMAADILLYHATHVPVGEDQRQHLELTRDIATKFNHDYKVDFFPITEPVIEGAATRVMSLRDGTRKMSKSDPSDASRINLTDDADTIARKIRKAKTDAEPLPETMDGLAERPEAKNLVNIYAALAGQSQAQVLADYAGQGFGVFKPRLADLAVEKLSPITGRMQNLMQDPAEIDRILGDGADRADAIAQPILKRTLDITGMIRSR
- a CDS encoding acyl-CoA thioesterase; protein product: MYPLVRLVKESLKFRGRPLAPLDTHVSRHMCWPWDLDPWMELNNGRTLTLYDLGRVPFSVRIGMTAALRRQGWGMTVAGSSVRYRRRIRMLQTFEMRTRLIGWDARFFYIEQSIWREGEALNNVLIRSAVTDAQGIVAPHRMIAAMGCSGLESPALPGWVQAWVAADAQRPWPPLG
- a CDS encoding hemolysin III family protein — its product is MTGAMRTAYSRAEQISDAVVHVTGLSLVLMAVPVLIVLTALFRGDAASVTGVSIYGGALVAMILCSALYNIGETSGWGAAREWLLRRLDHGAIYLKIAGTYTPFTLLSGQGAALTAGIWGAAAAGIALKVISPERFKWAALALYLGMGWAGLVAGGPMFASLPTAVLVLMITGGVLYSLGVVFYLWRRLPFHYTIWHVFVLTASFVFYAAVLVFVLLGPETALV
- the recQ gene encoding DNA helicase RecQ; its protein translation is MDLLARVFGFSAFRPGQAEIVEAVTQGRDVLAIMPTGGGKSLCYQLPALARDGLTVVISPLIALMRDQVRALQEAGVAAGALTSGNTADENEEIFAALDDHRLKLLYIAPERLASSGTTALLRRADCTLIAVDEAHCVSQWGHDFRPDYLRIGDLRRSLGVPLAAFTATADAATRVEITHRLFDDATPEVFLRGFDRPNIRLAFAAKDNPRKQILSYAAVRKGQAGIVYCATRARTETLARALEEAGHSARAYHGGLEDWDRRAVEDAFKTEDGLIVCATVAFGMGVDKPDVRWVAHADLPKSIEAYYQEIGRAGRDGLPADTMTLFGADDIRLRRAQIDESNAPADRREADHARLNALLGLAEATGCRRRMLLAYFGEVSVPCGNCDLCESPVQTFDATEAVRKALSAMLRTGESFGTQHLIDVLMGNRTDKIAARGHDHLPTFGVGGDMARAAWQGVFRQMMGRDLVRPDSERHGALRMTEAARPVLRGESSLTFRADTVQRTATRAEPRALVSDEDAPLLSALKALRRALADAANVPPYVIFNDRSLIEMAESRPQTLDAFARISGVGATKLERYGTRFLEVITGAPSPAPHPARRKLAGTEAGTLYDRLEAAQRDLARGEDGTQKPMSCTHTTLRTIAERRPATHADLARIAGMGPAKTERFGSAFLAILTDCEADDEAGE